In the genome of Hyphobacterium sp. CCMP332, one region contains:
- a CDS encoding T9SS type A sorting domain-containing protein, with protein MRKILLLLVALTLLTLSNSSIFAQTVTPATALQLCPDNNYVNLDSIVIIESLPADFLAGESGVTYSLILPAGFQFEPFTGNVFLSDSFTSGTFTVFPDSVFITYSINLGSATSTDSIIISGLRVRTSTPALPSADIDRGGTATHATNAPGANSHGSLSSGQALTGISLTSTDITCNGDGDGTITVNITTGNAPYDYSIDFGSTYPYSASPITSLAGGGYIVTVRDNLGCVANSSNVAIIDEPSVLSEQSVSKTDMTCNGVSDGTITAIATGGTGTITYSTSGIGGPYSTNSGASVNSLGSGPYDVYFQDANGCQLDGSDVTINEPSVISPAANVKTDISCNGLTDGSLTASASGGTGTISYSINGVGGPYSTITGNAINNLGAAIYDIYFQDANGCQLDAPDVTIIEPSAIAPAAGSAVDISCNGLTDGSVTANASGGTGQITYSINGIAGPFNTNVGSAVNNLSDATYDIYFQDVNGCQVDGPDEIVNEPALITESSAVRTHVVCNGANDGTITATAAGGTGLITFSVNGIGGPYSTPNGATASSLSPGAYSIYYQDVNGCRVPGSSFSITEPNAIVENSVTKTDITCNNANDGTITALASGGTAPIDFSINGAGGPFSFANGATASALTPGNKDVYFRDANGCTLDGTDQNINNPAAISIPAPTTGDPTFVGGSNGFINFNPVSGGTGAYNYSINNGSNYQTSPNFNNLSAGNYTLTVRDANLCVVVYGVVALNDPGNIIGGEVEFFAGRFDTTLCNGNSDPLVIFSHTVEPGADSIRWEISTNGASWTKIFVAGASPSYTVNGPHTNVRFFRRITYKGGDDATSNVVQRKISNGNTILITIPNDSICIEDGNQTISASPAPVLPATGVFSLVAGSGLTDGGNGISDFDPLVSGAGTFTIDYTYTNEFGCVSSNTENITVNENTSVSFIDQTSYLTTDPAFTLTGGSPAGGTYGGPGVFGNQFFPGLTGAGNFNLSYTQIDTNGCSDSDLLNVTVSSAGSGDIIGEEPAYCSDEPLDTITGVPASGGTPIGFVPIAGVLSPLGASTTQGVINPNAAPGNYILQYDYQLGASVLNVTTTIRINTAPNASINTNGSSVFCLNDPVRTLNGIPSSGAVQNFSGSGISNFGNSADFAPITAGVGNTIVTYIYEDANGCNDTSTVSLTVNSIPTPSMTFSQSGNYCSNDVTDLITGNPIPDNVTTFGVFSGSGLSNNDSLGTVEFTPGIPTLGTQNFTYTYTNIFGCTNSVDSVRSVNLVPTATLSGLDVDYCINSLQDTLIGGTTIPTVGTGYFGGVGTAHIAIDSLSGLLDVTVLSPNVADTFFYVFTDTIGCIDSVFANTAINALPTVGISVFDDSLCIDGAQVSVTGSPVPIGNDNTSFSNVFSQNNENAIFNPVTAGVGNHIVTYIFRQFHPGNTCIDSASLTMTVSPLPVVGYVLTDTLFGDTISDLRFCSNETYILLKGNQNGGTYTSSNTNTLNLGSGEAIFNPQQTFSTFSAGTKTITYGFTHPVTGCFNSSSQNVEVNGIPSNFEINGDPLSSFNDDPPTFNKFCTEDPAVNIYRSFLPGPPITGTGLYKIIPDPGPGPGGLIGSPTNDTIQFSSALPSGTQYEIRHVFTDTVTGCIDSVSKLVDIEAEPFLGVNVFNSVLSQPNISNLNNDTIPICINGDSIYFVGRNDTSISSTVNFNESVFTDLSDGSTMGTSIRPGVSDTVWTFYPINTNLTGPHTLQFNYTSNTGCQDVFTFIIDVLDTPNLDLLIDTSFLTITGNNPEICKSVDTLIIRPTSTMSGFGSVQVNGNPILPSENFFNSVSGQPNDTLFFLKPNEIAQSVLNPINYTLHYTFTETETAPRCRNEAFQSLIVNPLPRLTNNSFSPSPRYCEYDTIDLVFGLGGISNFDSGYFSGPGILNFANDSATFNPQVIPAAFTDQGTTDSIKYTVLNGYGCIDSLSKAVTVYPKPNIEFTIQDTISSLSQFCKSDPSNYIIIENQPNGFLAGNIFRRIPNGQNPNGNVFTPQFQPVGPLTLYVDLVTQSGACVDTDSQDIYIYADPVAGFEVNEFCITDPINFVDTSLNNNTPGNPADSIISWEWILAPNRFSNVQNPTFDYDTIGLGQNTYNIELKVTNTIGCEDDTDRDIYFGAPPIAKFNINDICEDIDIVFTNNSDNTDSVGSGDFKWRLSQFPFNQNNLLDSFVNSGGFNYQFNDPGAYAMQLDLATSYGCSDDTILRLDIRPVIDLSNGAVYTSDFDNDSIEWRPATLSTGYSWEQAFPNGTKINTGPNGSIQQVWITNANGSYNSQEKSYVEGPCFDFSRVRRPMIIFDYFSDLAVNDGVVLQYSQNRGQTWKTVGLEETGLEWYNESSIAGNPGNQALGQVGWSIQDSVWREARHQLDTLRNNPPIGSNNPFVRLRMAFGSSNVNVGAREGFAFGNVRIKERDKLTLIEHFTNISDQNARQGDKDHNELINTMRNQYDILDIQYHTDFPGQDPVNLDNSLEQGARSLFYGVSTIPRTVFEGNVFNNVTSTWVSNANILDDGKQKFVAQRILKDAKFDIDLSVTKTNNNLNGTVTYTAKQNLVQGREYTAFIAVIEKFIPVNAFSSGTIQIPQGVEFRSAFKKFLPQASGTNINTINVPGDSRSINFNWNYNNVYNPDSIYVVAFIQDNVTREIYQVASDDTTNIWVPNAIENQLTSNTFNFKLYPNPNKGTSILEFEAPAEGEEVLTIYNQMGYKVFEEEIYSGTKSVLLNLKDQASGVYIVQIAHPKYGITKSRMVITR; from the coding sequence ATGAGAAAAATACTACTTCTTCTTGTAGCCTTAACACTATTGACACTGAGCAACTCTTCGATATTTGCACAGACAGTCACTCCGGCTACAGCCTTACAACTTTGCCCCGATAATAACTATGTAAATCTTGATTCCATTGTAATTATTGAATCTTTACCAGCTGATTTTCTTGCCGGAGAGTCAGGTGTTACCTATTCATTAATATTACCGGCCGGATTTCAATTCGAACCATTTACGGGTAATGTATTTCTATCGGATTCATTTACAAGTGGCACTTTTACTGTTTTTCCTGATTCTGTATTTATAACTTATTCTATTAATCTTGGTAGTGCAACTAGTACTGATAGCATTATCATTTCAGGGTTAAGAGTTAGAACTTCCACCCCCGCTCTTCCTTCTGCAGATATAGATAGAGGAGGTACAGCCACTCATGCCACAAATGCTCCGGGTGCGAATAGCCATGGTTCATTGAGTTCCGGACAAGCATTAACTGGCATTAGTCTTACCTCAACCGATATTACCTGTAATGGTGATGGAGATGGCACAATTACTGTGAACATCACAACCGGTAATGCGCCTTATGATTATTCTATAGATTTTGGGTCTACTTATCCTTACTCCGCCTCTCCCATTACTTCCCTTGCTGGCGGTGGATATATTGTTACCGTTCGTGATAATCTTGGTTGTGTTGCCAATAGCAGCAATGTTGCTATTATTGATGAACCTTCTGTATTAAGTGAACAATCGGTGAGTAAAACCGATATGACTTGTAATGGTGTTTCGGACGGAACAATAACGGCGATTGCTACAGGGGGAACGGGAACGATTACTTATTCCACCAGTGGTATTGGTGGCCCTTATTCAACTAACTCCGGGGCTTCAGTAAATAGCTTAGGCTCTGGTCCTTACGATGTTTATTTTCAGGATGCCAATGGTTGTCAACTTGATGGAAGCGATGTGACAATAAATGAGCCTTCAGTAATTTCGCCGGCGGCAAACGTCAAAACTGATATTTCCTGTAACGGACTTACTGACGGAAGCTTAACTGCAAGCGCAAGTGGAGGTACCGGAACAATAAGTTACTCAATTAATGGTGTTGGTGGCCCATATTCAACCATTACTGGAAATGCTATCAATAATTTGGGCGCAGCTATCTATGATATCTATTTTCAGGATGCCAACGGATGTCAGCTGGATGCACCTGATGTAACGATCATTGAACCAAGTGCAATCGCACCGGCGGCCGGTTCAGCAGTAGATATTTCATGCAATGGATTAACGGACGGAAGTGTTACCGCAAATGCAAGTGGAGGCACAGGACAAATTACCTATTCCATAAATGGTATAGCAGGCCCTTTCAATACAAATGTTGGTAGTGCTGTAAATAATTTAAGCGATGCTACCTATGATATTTATTTTCAGGATGTAAACGGATGCCAGGTGGATGGCCCGGATGAAATAGTTAATGAGCCGGCATTAATTACCGAATCTTCTGCCGTGCGAACCCATGTTGTTTGCAATGGCGCCAATGATGGTACAATTACAGCTACTGCTGCCGGTGGAACCGGTTTGATCACCTTTTCTGTCAATGGAATCGGAGGCCCCTATTCTACCCCGAATGGCGCAACAGCTTCCTCCCTTAGTCCGGGTGCGTATTCAATTTATTACCAAGATGTCAATGGTTGTCGTGTTCCAGGCTCATCCTTTTCGATTACCGAGCCAAATGCAATTGTTGAAAATAGTGTCACTAAAACAGATATTACTTGCAATAATGCGAATGATGGTACCATTACTGCATTGGCATCGGGAGGAACAGCCCCAATTGATTTTTCCATTAATGGCGCCGGCGGACCCTTTTCTTTTGCCAATGGTGCAACTGCTAGTGCTTTAACACCGGGAAATAAGGATGTGTATTTTAGAGATGCGAACGGTTGTACATTAGATGGTACTGATCAGAATATTAATAACCCTGCCGCCATCTCCATCCCCGCTCCAACTACCGGTGATCCAACATTTGTGGGTGGGTCTAATGGATTCATTAATTTCAATCCCGTAAGCGGAGGTACAGGAGCTTACAACTATTCTATTAATAATGGTTCAAACTATCAGACAAGTCCTAATTTCAACAATCTTTCCGCCGGAAATTATACACTGACTGTTCGTGATGCTAATCTTTGCGTTGTAGTTTATGGTGTGGTTGCATTAAATGATCCCGGTAATATAATCGGTGGCGAAGTTGAGTTTTTTGCAGGTAGATTTGATACCACACTTTGTAATGGCAATTCTGATCCATTAGTTATTTTTAGTCATACTGTAGAACCAGGTGCTGATAGTATTAGATGGGAAATTTCTACCAATGGAGCATCATGGACAAAAATATTTGTGGCTGGAGCTTCTCCTTCATACACGGTTAATGGTCCGCATACCAACGTTAGATTTTTTAGAAGGATAACTTATAAAGGGGGCGATGACGCAACATCAAACGTAGTTCAAAGAAAAATAAGTAATGGGAATACTATTTTAATAACCATCCCCAATGATTCTATTTGTATAGAGGATGGAAATCAAACAATTTCTGCAAGTCCTGCACCTGTTCTTCCAGCCACAGGTGTATTCAGTTTGGTAGCAGGCTCTGGCTTAACGGATGGAGGAAATGGCATATCTGATTTTGACCCTTTGGTATCGGGAGCAGGAACTTTTACAATTGACTATACTTACACTAATGAATTTGGATGTGTCAGTTCCAACACTGAAAATATTACGGTAAATGAAAACACTTCTGTTTCATTTATTGATCAAACCAGTTATTTGACCACTGACCCGGCATTTACCCTTACAGGAGGTTCACCAGCCGGTGGCACATATGGTGGTCCGGGTGTTTTTGGAAATCAATTTTTTCCCGGACTTACCGGTGCCGGTAATTTTAATTTGAGCTATACTCAGATCGATACTAATGGATGTAGCGATTCTGATTTATTGAATGTTACAGTCTCAAGTGCAGGCTCAGGTGACATTATTGGAGAAGAACCAGCCTATTGTAGCGATGAGCCTTTGGATACGATTACTGGAGTTCCAGCCTCGGGAGGAACACCCATTGGGTTTGTACCTATTGCCGGAGTTTTATCGCCTCTAGGAGCAAGTACGACACAAGGGGTTATTAATCCAAATGCTGCTCCGGGTAATTATATTTTACAGTATGATTATCAATTGGGTGCATCAGTATTAAACGTGACAACAACAATTAGAATCAACACAGCTCCGAATGCTTCTATTAATACAAATGGTAGTTCTGTATTTTGTCTAAATGACCCCGTAAGAACATTAAATGGAATTCCTTCAAGTGGGGCTGTACAGAATTTCTCAGGAAGCGGGATAAGCAATTTTGGAAACTCTGCAGATTTTGCTCCAATCACAGCGGGAGTTGGAAACACAATTGTCACCTATATTTATGAAGATGCAAATGGTTGTAATGATACCAGCACTGTTAGTTTGACGGTGAATTCTATTCCAACTCCGAGTATGACATTTTCGCAAAGTGGAAATTATTGCTCAAATGATGTCACAGATTTGATTACTGGAAATCCAATACCGGATAATGTTACAACTTTTGGAGTATTTTCAGGATCCGGTCTTAGTAATAATGACAGTCTTGGTACTGTTGAATTTACTCCTGGGATTCCAACATTGGGTACGCAAAACTTCACCTATACTTACACAAATATATTTGGGTGTACTAATTCTGTTGATTCTGTTAGATCTGTTAATCTGGTACCAACAGCAACGCTTAGTGGATTGGATGTTGACTATTGTATTAATAGTCTTCAAGACACATTGATAGGTGGCACCACTATTCCAACGGTGGGTACTGGATATTTTGGAGGTGTGGGTACAGCACATATTGCCATTGACTCTTTAAGTGGGCTTCTTGATGTTACCGTACTTTCACCAAATGTTGCAGATACATTCTTTTATGTATTCACGGATACAATTGGATGTATTGATTCGGTTTTTGCAAACACTGCAATAAATGCCTTGCCAACAGTAGGAATCTCTGTTTTTGACGATTCATTATGCATTGATGGTGCACAAGTCAGTGTTACAGGTTCACCAGTTCCTATTGGGAATGATAATACAAGTTTTTCAAATGTTTTTTCTCAAAATAATGAAAACGCGATTTTCAATCCTGTAACCGCAGGTGTTGGAAATCATATAGTTACCTATATTTTCAGACAATTTCACCCTGGCAACACTTGTATTGATTCAGCTTCACTTACGATGACTGTAAGTCCGCTTCCAGTCGTAGGTTACGTTTTAACAGATACTCTGTTTGGAGATACAATTTCGGATTTGAGATTTTGCAGCAATGAAACTTATATCTTGTTAAAAGGAAATCAAAATGGTGGTACATACACATCTTCAAACACTAATACATTGAATTTAGGCAGTGGAGAAGCTATATTTAACCCACAGCAAACCTTTTCCACATTCTCAGCCGGGACAAAAACGATAACCTATGGATTTACACATCCTGTGACCGGGTGTTTTAACAGCAGTTCTCAAAATGTTGAAGTCAATGGAATACCAAGCAATTTTGAAATAAATGGTGATCCTTTGTCTTCATTTAATGATGATCCTCCGACTTTTAATAAATTTTGCACCGAAGATCCGGCTGTAAATATTTATCGTTCATTCCTACCCGGCCCACCAATTACAGGAACAGGTTTATATAAAATAATACCAGATCCGGGTCCCGGACCTGGTGGATTGATTGGATCTCCAACAAATGATACTATCCAATTCTCTTCTGCCCTTCCTTCAGGTACTCAATATGAGATTCGACATGTCTTTACTGATACGGTCACTGGATGCATTGACAGTGTAAGCAAACTCGTAGACATAGAGGCCGAACCATTTCTCGGAGTTAATGTATTTAATTCTGTGTTATCTCAACCCAATATTAGTAATCTCAACAATGATACGATTCCCATTTGTATTAATGGAGATTCAATTTACTTCGTTGGAAGAAATGATACTTCGATTTCTTCAACTGTAAACTTTAATGAATCTGTATTTACCGATTTGTCTGATGGAAGTACAATGGGTACTAGTATTCGTCCAGGAGTTAGTGATACAGTTTGGACTTTTTATCCGATTAATACCAATCTCACAGGACCACATACATTGCAATTTAACTATACTTCAAATACGGGCTGTCAGGATGTTTTTACCTTTATAATAGATGTTTTAGATACACCTAATTTAGACTTATTAATTGATACATCCTTTTTAACTATAACCGGTAACAATCCGGAAATATGCAAAAGCGTAGACACTCTTATCATAAGGCCAACTTCAACAATGTCTGGGTTTGGTTCTGTACAGGTCAATGGTAATCCAATCCTACCAAGTGAAAACTTTTTCAATTCAGTAAGTGGTCAGCCAAACGATACTTTGTTTTTTTTAAAACCAAATGAAATCGCACAAAGTGTATTAAATCCTATCAATTATACCTTGCACTATACATTTACTGAAACTGAAACTGCACCAAGATGTAGAAATGAGGCATTTCAGAGCCTTATCGTAAATCCTTTACCTAGATTAACGAACAATAGTTTCAGCCCATCTCCCAGGTATTGTGAATATGATACAATTGATTTAGTTTTTGGATTGGGTGGGATTTCTAATTTCGATTCCGGCTATTTTTCAGGCCCGGGTATCTTAAACTTTGCCAATGATTCGGCTACTTTTAATCCCCAGGTCATTCCGGCAGCTTTTACGGATCAGGGTACAACTGATTCTATTAAATATACGGTTCTTAACGGTTATGGATGTATTGATTCACTATCTAAAGCAGTAACTGTATATCCCAAACCAAATATCGAATTTACAATACAGGATACCATCAGTTCTCTTTCTCAATTTTGTAAATCTGATCCAAGTAATTATATCATTATAGAAAATCAACCAAATGGGTTTCTGGCCGGAAATATATTCAGAAGAATTCCAAATGGCCAAAATCCAAATGGAAATGTATTTACACCTCAGTTTCAACCGGTTGGTCCATTAACTTTGTATGTTGACCTAGTAACTCAATCCGGTGCCTGTGTCGATACTGACAGCCAGGATATCTATATTTATGCAGATCCGGTAGCTGGATTTGAAGTCAACGAGTTTTGTATTACTGATCCGATTAATTTTGTTGATACATCATTAAATAATAATACACCGGGTAACCCCGCCGATTCGATAATTTCCTGGGAGTGGATATTAGCACCAAATCGATTTTCAAATGTTCAAAATCCAACTTTTGATTATGATACTATAGGGCTTGGTCAGAATACTTATAACATAGAATTAAAAGTAACAAATACCATTGGCTGCGAAGACGATACTGATAGGGACATTTACTTTGGTGCCCCCCCTATTGCAAAATTTAATATCAATGATATCTGCGAAGACATTGATATTGTCTTCACAAATAATTCAGACAACACAGATTCTGTTGGCAGTGGGGATTTCAAATGGAGACTAAGTCAATTCCCATTTAATCAAAATAATCTTTTAGATTCATTTGTCAATAGTGGGGGTTTTAACTATCAATTTAATGATCCAGGAGCATATGCAATGCAATTAGATCTGGCTACAAGTTATGGTTGTTCGGATGATACGATTTTAAGACTCGATATCCGGCCTGTGATTGACCTATCAAATGGAGCTGTATATACTTCGGATTTCGACAATGACAGTATTGAATGGCGTCCAGCTACACTTAGCACAGGATACAGCTGGGAACAAGCTTTTCCAAACGGCACAAAAATTAACACCGGGCCAAATGGAAGTATTCAACAGGTTTGGATAACGAATGCTAATGGTTCTTATAACTCGCAAGAGAAATCCTATGTGGAAGGCCCTTGTTTTGATTTTTCAAGGGTAAGACGGCCAATGATAATATTTGATTATTTCAGCGATCTGGCTGTAAATGATGGGGTCGTTCTTCAGTATTCTCAAAACAGAGGTCAAACATGGAAAACCGTAGGATTGGAAGAAACAGGTTTGGAATGGTATAATGAAAGTTCTATTGCCGGAAACCCCGGAAATCAAGCTTTGGGTCAGGTTGGATGGAGCATACAGGATTCTGTATGGAGAGAAGCCCGCCATCAATTAGATACCCTAAGAAATAACCCGCCAATTGGTTCTAATAATCCATTTGTTCGTCTAAGAATGGCCTTTGGAAGTTCTAATGTGAACGTTGGAGCCAGAGAGGGCTTTGCATTTGGGAACGTTCGGATTAAGGAAAGGGATAAACTGACTTTGATTGAGCATTTCACAAACATTTCAGATCAAAATGCAAGACAAGGCGATAAAGATCACAATGAATTAATAAACACAATGAGAAACCAATATGATATTCTGGATATTCAGTATCATACGGATTTCCCCGGTCAGGATCCCGTCAATTTAGACAATTCATTGGAGCAGGGTGCCAGATCATTATTTTACGGCGTTTCTACTATTCCGAGGACTGTTTTTGAAGGAAACGTATTCAACAATGTGACCTCAACCTGGGTTTCCAATGCCAATATTCTGGATGATGGAAAGCAAAAATTTGTGGCTCAAAGAATACTTAAAGACGCAAAATTTGATATTGATTTGAGTGTTACAAAAACAAATAACAACCTCAATGGAACTGTTACCTATACTGCCAAACAAAATCTGGTACAGGGAAGAGAGTACACAGCATTTATAGCTGTAATCGAAAAATTCATTCCGGTGAATGCTTTTTCAAGTGGAACAATTCAAATTCCTCAAGGTGTTGAATTTAGAAGCGCATTTAAAAAATTCTTACCTCAAGCTTCAGGAACAAATATCAATACTATTAACGTGCCTGGAGATTCTCGATCCATTAATTTCAACTGGAATTATAACAATGTTTACAACCCTGATAGTATTTACGTAGTAGCGTTTATTCAGGACAATGTAACCAGGGAAATATATCAGGTAGCAAGCGATGATACGACTAATATTTGGGTGCCTAACGCTATTGAAAATCAGTTGACATCAAATACATTTAACTTTAAATTATATCCAAATCCGAACAAGGGAACTTCAATCTTGGAATTTGAAGCTCCGGCTGAGGGAGAAGAAGTATTGACGATTTACAATCAAATGGGATATAAGGTGTTTGAAGAGGAAATTTATTCCGGTACAAAGAGCGTCTTGCTAAATCTTAAAGACCAGGCTTCAGGAGTGTATATTGTCCAAATAGCTCATCCGAAATACGGGATTACCAAATCGAGAATGGTTATTACAAGGTAA
- a CDS encoding universal stress protein, translated as MYKGHLLLTFFTITSDFYMISVLVPTDFSKNAYHALKYAISMINGKSIHVILLNTYQLLPSTSEMFISIDDILQKNSEKGLKNEIETVQKEFPKKNFTYDLISLSGSLKFGIKQVIKDQNVDLVMMGTCGATGLEKLFIGSNASDIIKSIGKPVVILPDEKKIKKLDKIVLAIGYSEPVDAKMLQSLKLMAELNKSRIHIVSIVPEGKSSEIMKISNKAAVCAELEDFPHSYELIEGSNVVDSINSFVLKKKANMLAVIPHKMGFFESFFHKSVSKELVLRAQIPMMAMH; from the coding sequence ATGTACAAAGGTCATTTATTATTGACCTTTTTTACTATTACAAGCGATTTTTACATGATATCAGTACTTGTACCAACAGATTTTTCAAAAAATGCATATCACGCGCTCAAGTATGCGATCTCTATGATCAATGGAAAATCTATTCATGTGATATTGTTAAATACGTATCAATTGCTTCCCTCCACAAGTGAAATGTTTATTTCAATTGACGATATCCTTCAAAAGAATTCTGAGAAAGGTTTGAAGAATGAAATTGAAACAGTACAAAAGGAATTTCCAAAGAAAAATTTTACTTATGATTTGATTTCGCTCAGTGGCAGTCTGAAATTTGGAATAAAACAAGTGATTAAAGACCAGAATGTTGATCTGGTCATGATGGGAACATGTGGAGCGACAGGTCTAGAAAAACTTTTTATTGGAAGCAATGCCTCCGACATAATAAAGTCCATTGGTAAACCAGTTGTCATTCTGCCGGATGAAAAAAAAATAAAAAAACTGGATAAAATAGTTCTTGCCATTGGTTACTCAGAACCGGTTGACGCAAAAATGTTGCAATCATTAAAATTGATGGCAGAATTAAATAAATCACGTATCCATATAGTTTCCATTGTTCCGGAGGGCAAGTCTTCTGAAATTATGAAAATTTCAAACAAAGCGGCGGTCTGTGCTGAGCTGGAAGATTTCCCACATAGTTATGAATTAATAGAAGGGAGTAATGTTGTGGATTCCATCAATAGTTTTGTCCTCAAAAAAAAAGCCAATATGCTTGCTGTTATTCCGCATAAGATGGGGTTTTTCGAGAGTTTCTTTCACAAAAGTGTGAGCAAGGAACTTGTGCTACGGGCACAAATTCCAATGATGGCCATGCATTAA